The following proteins are encoded in a genomic region of Zea mays cultivar B73 chromosome 9, Zm-B73-REFERENCE-NAM-5.0, whole genome shotgun sequence:
- the LOC606435 gene encoding NAC domain-containing protein 76, translating into MHPGVGPLSVPPGFRFHPTDEELLYYYLRKKVAYEPIDLDVIREIDLNKLEPWDLKERCKIGTGPQNEWYFFSHKDKKYPTGTRTNRATTAGFWKATGRDKAIFLGSARRIGLRKTLVFYIGRAPHGKKTEWIMHEYRLDEENVEIQEDGWVVCRVFKKKNYEQRGHNMAEMAALDDDELQPFTVPVVPAGTSSLPTTDHKNNPHLMQYDFPSFDPSMQLPQLMSADQPVPTLFPSHPGVATAMSSSIDVECSQNLLTMLTSNGSDGMLHVRAGGAGAGVDRFAGTTDWSILDKLLASHQNLDQLFHGKVTAASASPMAPYHQQLMELGGSSSSSSLQRLPLQYLSGETTDLLRFPK; encoded by the exons ATGCATCCAGGTGTTGGACCATTGTCGGTGCCACCAGGCTTCCGCTTCCATCCGACTGATGAGGAGCTCCTCTACTACTACCTGAGGAAAAAGGTTGCTTATGAGCCCATAGATCTTGATGTCATAAGGGAGATTGATCTCAATAAGCTTGAGCCCTGGGATCTCAAAG AAAGATGCAAAATAGGCACTGGGCCTCAAAACGAGTGGTACTTCTTCAGCCACAAGGACAAGAAGTACCCAACGGGAACGAGAACGAACCGTGCCACGACGGCGGGATTCTGGAAGGCGACTGGCCGAGACAAGGCCATCTTCCTTGGCAGCGCCAGGAGGATCGGCTTGAGAAAGACCCTGGTGTTCTATATCGGCAGGGCGCCGCACGGGAAGAAGACTGAGTGGATCATGCACGAGTACCGCCTTGATGAAGAGAACGTTGAAATTCAG GAAGATGGATGGGTGGTATGTAGGGTTTTCAAGAAGAAGAACTATGAGCAGAGAGGCCACAACATGGCTGAGATGGCGGCACTGGACGACGATGAGCTCCAGCCTTTCACGGTTCCTGTCGTCCCTGCTGGCACTAGCTCCCTGCCAACAACAGACCACAAGAACAACCCTCACCTCATGCAATATGACTTCCCTTCTTTCGACCCTTCCATGCAGCTCCCACAGCTGATGAGCGCCGACCAGCCCGTGCCAACCCTATTCCCCAGCCATCCTGGCGTCGCCACGGCCATGAGCTCATCAATCGACGTTGAGTGCTCGCAGAACCTGCTGACGATGCTGACATCCAACGGCAGCGACGGGATGCTCCACGTCCGCGCTGGTGGTGCTGGAGCTGGTGTCGACCGCTTCGCTGGCACGACAGATTGGTCGATCCTAGACAAGCTCCTCGCCTCGCACCAGAACCTCGACCAGCTCTTCCACGGCAAGGTCACCGCAGCATCTGCCTCCCCAATGGCTCCATACCATCAGCAGCTCATGGAACTCGGtggctcgtcgtcgtcgtcgtccttgcaGAGGCTTCCACTGCAGTACCTCAGCGGCGAGACGACCGATCTCCTCAGGTTCCCCAAGTAA
- the LOC103640007 gene encoding probable cellulose synthase A catalytic subunit 1 [UDP-forming] — translation MCFMMDPALGRKTCYVQFPQRFDGIDLHDRYANRNIVFFDINMKDLDGIQGPVYVGTGCCFNRQALYGYDPILTEADLEPNIVIKRCCGRRKKKNKSYMDSQSRIMKRTESSAPIFNMEDIEEGIEGYEDERSVLMSQRKLEKHFGQSPIFIASTFMTQGGIPPSTNPDSLLKEAIHVISCGYEDKTEWGKEIGWIYGSVTEDILTGFKMHARGWQSIYCMQPRPCFKGSAPINLSDRLNQVLRWALGSVEILLSRHCPIWYGYNGRLKLLERLAYINTIVYPITSIPLIAYCVLPAICLLTNKFIIPEISNYAGVFFILLFASIFATVILELRWSGVGIEDWWRNEQFWVIGGTSAHLFAVFQGLLKVLAGIDTNFTVTSKASDEDGDFAELYVFKRTSLLIPPTIALVINLVGMVAGISYAINSGYQSWGPLFGKLFLLVYLLSLSFFNNFQ, via the exons ATGTGCTTCATGATGGATCCGGCTCTAGGAAGGAAAACTTGTTATGTACAATTTCCACAGAGATTTGATGGCATTGACTTGCACGATCGATATGCTAATCGGAACATAGTTTTCTTTGAT ATCAACATGAAAGATCTGGATGGCATTCAGGGTCCAGTTTACGTGGGAACAGGATGCTGTTTCAATAGGCAAGCTTTGTACGGATACGATCCTATTTTGACTGAAGCTGATCTGGAGCCAAACATTGTTATTAAACGCTGTTGTGGTAGAAGGAAGAAAAAGAACAAGAGTTATATGGATAGTCAAAGCCGTATTATGAAGAGAACAGAATCTTCAGCTCCCATCTTCAATATGGAAGACATCGAAGAGGGTATTGAAG GTTATGAGGATGAAAGGTCAGTGCTTATGTCCCAGAGGAAATTGGAGAAACACTTTGGTCAGTCTCCTATTTTCATTGCATCCACCTTTATGACACAAGGTGGCATACCACCTTCAACAAACCCAGATTCTCTACTAAAGGAAGCTATCCATGTCATCAGTTGTGGATATGAGGACAAAACTGAATGGGGAAAAGAG ATTGGCTGGATCTATGGTTCAGTAACGGAGGATATTCTGACTGGGTTTAAAATGCATGCAAGGGGCTGGCAATCAATCTACTGCATGCAACCACGACCTTGTTTCAAGGGTTCTGCACCAATCAATCTTTCCGATCGTCTTAATCAGGTGCTCCGTTGGGCTCTTGGGTCAGTGGAAATTCTGCTTAGTAGACATTGTCCTATCTGGTATGGTTACAATGGACGATTGAAGCTTTTGGAGAGGCTGGCTTACATCAACACCATTGTTTATCCAATCACATCCATCCCGCTTATTGCCTATTGCGTGCTTCCCGCTATCTGCCTCCTTACCAATAAATTTATCATTCCTGAG ATTAGCAATTATGCTGGGGTGTTCTTCATTCTTCTTTTCGCCTCCATTTTTGCCACTGTTATATTGGAGCTTAGATGGAGCGGTGTTGGCATTGAAGATTGGTGGAGAAATGAGCAGTTTTGGGTTATTGGTGGCACCTCTGCCCATCTCTTCGCAGTGTTCCAGGGTCTGCTGAAAGTGTTGGCTGGGATTGATACCAACTTCACAGTTACCTCAAAGGCATCTGATGAGGATGGCGACTTTGCTGAGCTATATGTGTTCAAGCGGACCAGTTTGCTCATTCCTCCGACCATTGCTCTTGTCATTAACCTGGTCGGAATGGTGGCAGGAATTTCGTATGCCATTAACAGTGGCTACCAATCCTGGGGTCCACTCTTTGGAAAGCTGTTCTTACTTGTCTATTTATTGTCTTTAAGTTTTTTTAATAATTTTCAGTAG